The Streptomyces pactum genome contains a region encoding:
- a CDS encoding 3-keto-5-aminohexanoate cleavage protein, with product MVQVCVNGTRGSRDGAVVPLSPEAIAESAAAAVAAGATDVHVHPKTPCGQDTLSPRVLAATLEAVRARVPVPVGVTTGAWAEPGPAARVARVRSWTVLPDHASVNWHEPGAEEVAAALVERGVGVEAGLWSGTDGPALFLRSPLGPKVLRVLAEVTDTDPATAADSAHALLADLGTAHGRPVLLHGEDAGAWPVLRLAGRLGLATRIGLEDTLFLPDGHRAASNAELITAGLAQWAPARRGGV from the coding sequence ATGGTGCAGGTGTGTGTGAACGGGACCCGCGGGAGCCGGGACGGCGCGGTGGTGCCGCTGTCGCCGGAGGCGATCGCCGAGTCCGCGGCCGCGGCGGTGGCCGCCGGGGCCACGGACGTCCATGTCCATCCCAAGACGCCGTGCGGACAGGACACGTTGTCGCCCCGCGTCCTCGCGGCCACGCTGGAGGCGGTGCGCGCACGAGTGCCGGTACCGGTCGGTGTGACGACGGGAGCCTGGGCCGAGCCCGGTCCGGCCGCCCGGGTGGCCCGGGTACGGAGCTGGACGGTCCTGCCCGACCACGCCTCGGTCAACTGGCACGAGCCGGGCGCCGAGGAGGTCGCCGCCGCGCTGGTCGAGCGAGGCGTGGGTGTCGAGGCCGGCCTCTGGTCCGGCACGGACGGGCCCGCCCTCTTCCTGCGCTCACCGCTCGGGCCGAAGGTGCTGCGCGTGCTGGCGGAGGTCACGGACACCGACCCGGCGACCGCGGCGGACTCCGCGCACGCCCTGCTGGCCGACCTGGGCACGGCCCACGGCCGCCCCGTCCTGCTGCACGGCGAGGACGCCGGCGCCTGGCCGGTCCTGCGCCTGGCCGGCCGGCTCGGTCTGGCGACCCGCATCGGCCTGGAGGACACCCTGTTCCTCCCGGACGGCCACCGGGCCGCGTCCAACGCCGAGCTGATCACCGCGGGGCTGGCCCAGTGGGCCCCGGCGCGGCGCGGCGGTGTGTGA